DNA from Agarivorans sp. Alg241-V36:
GTTAACCTTGCCGATTAACCGAGGTGCCTTTGCTTTAGGCATTTGGCAGGGGATCTATTTAGGTGAGCATCGAAATGAAGGTGGCAATAGACAAATTATTGCCACCCTCTCTGGTGAATAAGGCTTGGTTTGGCTTACTTGTTATTCACAATACTGTCCCAATATCTTAAACAAAGTCTTTACCTAAGTTGGCGCTATGGATCTGTTAGCAATTTTTCTACTCACCTTTATTGTGATGTTCTTTTGGCGTCGTCGCAAAGACGCCGAGCGCGCCCAGCACTTGATAAAGCAGAAATGTAAAACCTTAGAGTTACAACTACTCGAAGTGAATTTTAAGCAAGAAAAACCGCAAAAAATGGCCGGCTACTGGCGTTGGTGTCGTTACTACCAGTTCGAATTCTCTTCCACCGGCGACAGCCGCTATCAAGGCCAGTTGATTATGGCCGGCAGCCAATTCAAGTTTGAGCTACCGGTGTATAAAGTAGGTGATGATTTGTTTGAGGGCTAGGCTCAATCCTTAGCCTGCCTAGTCATACATCAGCGTCTCAGCTTTTTTACTATCAAACTCTTTTAACGACTTCCGAGCTAGCTGCCTAAAGGGCAGTGCTTTAACTATTTCTTCAAAGGGTTGAATGGCAAAAGCCCAAAAAATCGATACCTCAAAATAAAGAATAAGCAATGCACAAAGGGGTATGGAGATAAGCCATTGGCCGATAAAGTTAATTTTAAATACGCTGGTGGTTTTTCCTAAAGCACGCAAGGCGTGCCCATGCACGGTGTTGTAGCCGCGCACTAGCGGTAAAAAGATATATAACGGGGCTATTAGGCTAAGTGCTTGGTAGGTCTCGGCGTCTAGTTCAGGGTAGATATTAGGCAAAATTAAGCTTAAGCCGGCGAAAGCGAAAGCGCAGACTAGTGATACCATCACTGCCACATCAATGCTTTTATCGACATTTTTAGCCAGATCGTCGAGTTTTCTGGAGCCAATGGCTTGGCTAATGCTTATCGCTGACGCATGCGCCCAAGCAGCAATAAATTGAGTACCGGCTCTCAGCCAAGGCATTATCAAGGTAATAGCTACGTAAGCATTAATGTTGAGCTGGGAGTACAGCAGCTGGTAAACACTTATGCCAATTTGCAAAATGGTTACGTTCACTGCAACCGGAAAAATTTCTCGGCTATGTAAGCGTGTACTACTCAATAAGGCTGGCATGGATTGTTTAAAGCTTAGATCTAAACTTTGATCGGCTTTTAAACAAAAGCTTAAATAGCTCATGCGAATCACTATCGCGATTAAACTGCCTACCGCCGCGCCTTCTAAACCCATGCCGCCGAAATCGGCAAAACCATGGATTAAAAAATAAGAGACTATGGCATTGATGGGCATTTCAATGAGGTAGCCCTGTAGCGGAATTTTGCTTTTTCCTTGGCTATTAAACAAAGCGATGATCACTTGGGTTATTGCAGTAAACAGCACTAAGTATTTTGAGATGGCTAGGTAGCTGATGATTTGCTGCTGCAGTTTAGGGTCATCGGCTAGGGCTGTAACAATCGCTTGGTCGCCTAGATGCAGTGCCAACCAAAAAATAAAAGCAACGCTCAAGTTTATGATTAAACCTGCCCAAAAGCCTTTGGTAAGCGCTTGCTGATTGCCCGAACCTATTGCTCGGCTAAGCACCAATTGCGAGCCATTGGCCAAAGCCATTTGAATACCCATGATAAATGCCACCAAGGTAGCGGCTATGCCCATTGCTGCTAGTGGAATTTCGCCAAGTGGAGAAACCAACAAGGTATCTACCATCAACATTGATTGCATCAATAGGCCATTTAAAGCCAGCGGCCAGGCTAAGGCGATATTCTTTTTTAGGTAGGATTGATTAGGCACTATCGTCTCTAATTACAGCAATCGATTAAGGGTATGGTGTAGTATATAATATTTTGTATTACAAATTAATTGGGCGTAGTCAAATTACGCTTAATTAAGCAGCATTTTTAAGGCATTAGAAAGTAACTTAACATGGCGCTGCCTCCAGATATGGCGCACAAACTCAGTGAAAAAGTGCGTATCCATCGCTGAGGGAAACGTTTGCCGTAGCGCCGACCTAAAAAGGCACCCAGTAAGGCTGCAGGAATTAAAGGTAGCGCGGCGTACACATGGGCTAAGGACATAAAACCCACCGAGCTTTGCACAGCCAGCGACATAATGCAGCTAGCCACAAAAAACGCCGACAAGTTTGCTCGTAAGTAACTGGCTTGCTGGTGCTGGAGAAGCAAAGCCATGGGGGGCCCACCAATCGAGCTACTGGTGCCCATAAAGCCAGAAATAACTCCCGCAATTGCCATGCGTTTTGGAGTGGGCGCAATGCGAATAGGAAACAAGCTGATTGCGACTGCGATGATGACCGATAAACCTAACCAAAATGACAGGCTTGCTAGATCGGCCCACAATAATAAAAGGCCGCCAGCGACCGAGCCTGGGATGCGGCCGATTATCGCAGCCTTTAAACCGCCAAAAGCGATGCTGTCTCGGTGTTCAAAGGCACTTAAGCTGGCCACTACCAGTGCAACAATTACCATTGGACCAGGCACATATACCGGCGACAGTTGGAACAATAAGGGGGCGGCAATTACCGCGAGGCCAAAACCAATGGTGTATTGAACAAATGCGCCGAGTAACACCAGTAAACAGGCTAATAGTGTAATCACTTGCCACCTCGCTTACCCAAGCCTTGGCTAAGCAAAGTGGGTTAAGTTGATAAAAGCTATTCGCTTAGTTGAGCGAATATATCGTTTGCTGCTGGTGACTGAGGGTTGCGAGCTCAATTAAAGCGATAACGTCGCTAGCTTGCTGAGCGCTAACGCTTAATACTTCACCCTTAGTCACTGCATTTACAAAGTTATCATAGAAAGCTAAATAGTTACCTTTTATTAATGACTTATGTAATAGCGCCTGGCCAGCTAGATGGATTTCGCTGCGATTAGTATCTTGGCCAAAACTGGAAGAATTGGCCGATAGCCCCGCCGCTAGTTGCTGTTCTTGCGGATCCATTCCCCACTTAGCGTAGGAGCCTTTACTGCCATGTATTTGGAATCGAGGACCGGGCTCAACCATTAAGGAGTTACAGCTAAGTTGTACTTTTTTGTCGGGGTATATTAGGTGTAAATCAAAACAGTCGGGCGTTTTTGCACCCTCGCGTTGAGTATCTAAATGAGCCCATAGTTTATCGGGCTTACCAAATAAGCTAAGCGCCTGATCGAGAAGGTGAGCGCCTAAATCGTAGAGTACCCCACCACCTTGTGGATCCAGCTCCTTCCAACGCTGTTTCACCACTGGACGATAACGGTGAAAGTGAGCCGAATAAGAATGAATTTTGCCAAGGCTTTGATTAGCAAGCAGCTGTGAGATAGTTAAAAAGTCACTGTCCCAGCGGCGGTTATGAAAAACGCTTAAACACTTGCCGGTTTGTTCGGCAATTTGCTGCAGTTGCAGGCATTGTTCGCTGCTTATGGCTAAAGGTTTTTCAACTATCACATGTTTGCCTGCGAGCATTGCTTGTTCGGCTTGCTCGGCATGTAATGAGTTGGGGCTAGCAATCACTACTATGTCGATGTTGGGATGATTGATCAGAGCTTCACTATCTAAACACAGCGCTTTGGGGTAGGCGTCGGCAACTTCCTGCTTGCGAGAACTGGCAATGGCAAACAAGTTAAGCTGCGGTTGAGCACTAATTAGCGGGCCGTGAAATACCCGCCCCGATAAACCAAATCCAATAATACCAACGTTTAACATGCGTGCTCCTATATGGGCTTAAGGTAGAGGAATTGTCGCTAGCTTAATTGTCTCAGGTTGCTGGCGTATGACCGAAAGTAACCAAAGTTGCTCACCATCACTGGCAATCGCTTGGGCAGTGTCGCTTTGTTCCAAGGCTATTACTTGAAGCACTTTGCCAGACTTCGGCTCAATTTCTAACAAGCTGCTATAGCGAGTGCTGAGCACAAACCAGCGACCTTGGTGCAAAGTCATGCTGCCCAGTTGATATTGAGTAAACTGAGCTTGTTGGCTAGGGTGGCTTAAGTCAAAGCTTTGCTGTTGCTTACCATCTCTATCACCACGATAACAGCGTTTTAAGCCTTCGCGCTCACAAGTGTAAAACTCTTGTGCTTGTGGGTTCCAGACTAAACCAGCGGTTTTGTGGTGAAGACCGTCGCGTATTAACTTGCGCTTGTCGACAAAGCGCCAGCTTTGCTGGGTAAGTTCGAAATACAGCAGCCGAGCGTCACTAGAAATACCCACTAGGTGATCGTCTACTAATACTAAGTCGGCAATATCGCCGCTGGCGGGTAGCTCTTCTAGCCTTGCTTCACTGAGTGTGGAATTAAGGTAGGCCAATTTCGCCGAACCGGTAACTAATACCGTTTGCGGTGCCAGCGTACCCACTAGCCAATGTTGCTGTTTAGGTAGCCACAGCAGGCTAGCGGCATTTGGGATCCCATCTAATTGCGCAACCAGCTGCGGTTGCACGCTTAATTCAGCTAAAGGACTGTCTTGAAATTCGCTGCTTGGCGGGGGAAACATCACCAAGCCAACGAGAGTACCAATCATTAACAGGGCGATTAAACCAATAACTTTAAACATGCAGTGGCCACCTTGGCGACATCGAAAGAGGTAAGCGCAAGCTATTCAGGCTTAGGCTGGTAATGACTTAAAAACATGGCAATGCAACTTTCTACCAGCTCTGTTTGCTCGGCAGCGCTTGGCATTGGCATGCGGTTGATGATTTGTGGCCAAAAACAGCGACCTTTTAACATCGACAAAAACTGGCTGCTGGCTAAGCTTGGGTTATTGCTATCAATGCGCCCATCGTTAATGGCACATTCAAACCAATAGTTGATGCTGTTCTCTAAAGTCGCCATGTGCTGCATGGTTTCGATCATTTGCTCGGGCATATGAATCGCTTCAGCAATCACCAATCGAGCAAGGTCGATAAACTCTGGGTCGGCGAACAACTGCAGTTCTTTATTTGCCAGTTGTGTTAGCTGTTCGGCTAAGCTGAGATCGCTGGAGTATTCCATTTTAGTGGCTGCTGAAATCAAATCTAGCATCATACTCACAATGCCAATAAACAAGGCCTGCTTGCTTGGGAAGTGGTTATAAACGGTGCGTTTACTTACTTGAGCCGTTTGCGCGACGCGATCCATGCTGGTGGCTGCATAGCCACTGGCCTTAAATTCACTAATGGCGGCATTGATGATTTGTGCGCGTTTTTTTTGGCTAAGAGTCATTGTTTAAGACAAATTGATTACTGCGGTTTGGCCGATAGCTGATTCTAACAAATTTAGTAAATACATGGGCTAACAATTACCGCAAATTGTTCATGGAAGTTTCATCTTGTGGCTGAAAAAGCCCGCCACACTATTAGGGTGTTCTTGAGTGGGAAACGTTAAGATGAATCGAGAAGCCGCCGCAGAACGAAAATGGCAAAACGCCAGTTATCCGCAAAATGAGTTTAGTGGCAAGCTCAGTGGTTTGCCGCCACGTTTAGCAGAGTATTACTTACTACTTAGCTGGCCGCTTCAGTTTGGTTTAGCGCCTGCTGTGGAATCGCGATAGTAAAGTTAAAGCCTTGTTCCACTTGAGTCTCAACGTGCAATTGCCACTGTAGTTTTTGGGTGATCAGGTTGTACACAATGTGCATGCCTAAGCCGCAACCTCCTTTGCCGCGAGCAGTGGTATAAAAGGGCTCAAAAATATGGCTAACGGTTTCTTGGCTGGCACCTTTGCCATTATCGCCCACAATAAGTTGGGCGCCTTGTGCCGTTTTCTCCAGAGTAATGCTAATTTTCCCTAGGGTTTTGCCATGGTCTAGGCCATGAATTAGCGCGTTACCAAACAAATTGGTAACTACCTGAGCAATAGCCCCAGGATAGGTGAATACGTGCAGGTTTGGCTCTAGTTGAGTGACTAGCTCAACCTTAGTGCCTTTAAGTTGATGCTGCAGGCTGCGCAATACTTTGTTGATATAATCGGCGAGGTTGATTTTGCGTTGCTCTTCGTAACTTTGATCAACTGCAACCTGTTTAAAGCTAGTAATTAGTTCAGCCGCTCGCTGGGCACTGCTAATGATGATTTCGCTGGTATTGGTGGCATCGGCAACAAACTTTTCAAAGTTGGCTTTGGTGAGTTGCTGAGCACTCATCTGCTTTGCAAGTTGCTCTATTTGCTCTTTAAGGTGGCTGGCAGCCAATAAGCCGTTACCTAAAGGAGTATTAATTTCATGAGCAACCCCACTGACTAATCCGCCTAAGGCTGCCATTTTCTCACTGAGTTCTACTTGTTCCTGATATTGTTTGGTTTCTTCCAGTAGCCGCTGGTGGTCGATGATATCGGCGATTTGCGGTGCCATAAATTCGATAAACTCAGCATGCACTCCTTCGGTGAGCGCTACCATGTAACCAAAGTGTTGTTGGCCGCTTTTCAGTTCACTAATTACCCACAAACCTTGGTGAGCTTTATCACCTATTGCGTCTTCAAAGGCGGCGGGCAGAGGCGTTATTGATTCGGCCAAAGCTAAGCTGCCGGGCTGTAAGTGGTGAGCCAAGTAAGTGTGGCTTTTCCCTTGTTCGCTAAAACCTTGTTGATAGATATACAGCTCAGGAATGCCCAATTCGTCTAGAGTAGGCTGGGCTTGAGTTAAAATGGTGTCGAGGTTTTGCCGTTGGTGCAGCAAGCGGGTTACCGCAAGGCGCTGGGCATTGCTGTCTCGCTGTCGGATAAGCAGGCGATTTTGCTCGTCGTTGCTGCGTTTCTCCACTTCTTTGCTTGGGGCTCCGCTACTTTCACGAAGCACTGACATGGTTTCTAATTGATATTCAGCATCAAGGCTTGCCCCGTTAATGCTTTCGACGACCAGTTGCGCAGCAAGAGAACCCGTGCGCTGGGCGGGATAAATGGCAGTGGTTAAACTGGGGCGAATGGCATCGGCATATTCAAAATCATCAAAGCCGCTTACTTTTACCTGTTCAGGGATGGCTACCTGCTGTCTGTCTAATTCTTCTATCACACCCTTAGCGCTAAGGTCATTCACACACATGATGGCATCGGGGAGGCGTTGATGTTTGGCTAGCCATTGATGGCATAACTTAGCCGCTCCAACGGGTGTCATATCGCCATGTAGGTGTTGTTCAGGATTATGGCTTAATCCATGCTCTGCCAGTACGTCGCTAAAGGCTTTGTAGCGCCGCTGGGAATCGAAGTTATTCTCTGGGCCGTCGATATACAGGATGTCTTTGCAGCCAATTTCCAGCATGTGTTGGCTTAGCTGGTACATACCGCTGTAATTATCAACCAACACTGAAGGGATGTCCGGTATTACCGAGCCAACATTTACGATTGGCAGCTCACCAATCGCCTCGACCACTTTGTTCATTACCTTATCGGAGGTTTTGTATCCTACGCCGCCGCCGTATAAGACCACCCCATCTATATCTAGATTGCTTAGTTGTTTTACAAGCCATAGGTCTTTGTCTTGAAACTCTTGCTCATCTGCGAGGTAGCCAATGGGCATGAATAGGCAGCTATATAATTGCGGGTCTAGACTCGTTTGAATGCCTCGAATCACCTGTTGGTCGATGGTTTGAGACAATGTTGGCAATATGACGGCAATGCGTTTTTTCATTAAGAACAATAGTTTTAGTCTTGATACCTTTCAATGTAACAAGTGAAATTGAGATTGCTGTGATTTAGCTAGGAGAATTGTTAATAAATTGTATTTTTGTGGCTAAGCGGCATGCTTTTGGGGGCAAAAAAGCATACCTAGGGTGCTTAACTCGGAATCGGCATTACCCGGTTTCGGCCGAGTCGTTTGGCTTCGTAAAGCTGAGTATCGGCTGCATCAACAATCGCTCGAGACTTGCTCACCATGTTGTATTCGGCAACACCAAAGGAACAAGTGATGTTGTCGATACGTTGGTTAGAGCGGCGATCTTTTAGGCTTAACTTCTCTATGGCTCGGCGAACGGATTCGGCTAAATGCCTGGCGGAACGCAGATTAGATTTAGGGCAAATAATGGCGAACTCTTCGCCGCCAATACGGTAAGCCTTAGCGCCGTCACGGCAAGCTTCGTTAATCCGCTTAGCGACAATTTTTAATACTTGGTCGCCCAGTACGTGGCCATAGTTGTCGTTAAACGCTTTAAAGTGATCGATATCGGCGATAATAATGCACAAACCCTCAGGGTTTGAATCAAATAAGTCTTTAAAGTCTGCATCAAAGGCGCGTCTATTCAAGGCACCGGTAAGTGCATCGTTGAGGGCTTCTTTCTCGGTTTCTTTAAGCTGATTTTTTAAGTTTTCAATTTCTGCTTGGGCTTTACCTAACTGAGAGTTAAAAAAGTCGGTGCTTTGTCGAATATTAGCAGCGTCATCGATAAGGTTACGTACGAGGCCTAACACTTGTTCTAGTGGAATGCCGTCTTCTTCAATGCGATTTAGTTTGGCAAAATTCTTATCTATGCTTGATTGAAAGGCATTGGTGTCTGAGCCAGTGTCGGTCATGGTTTGTGATAGCTCTGTGGCCATGGCTTCTAGGCTATGGCGCATGCTTTTCACATCTAACTCTTCCTGGCTAGCAATGTGGTTTTGATAAAGAATTTGGCTGCTGGTGGTAGGTACGGTGTCGTATTCACTAATGATTTCATCGATGGCTGCATTTAGCTCTGGATTCTGATCATCAACGTACAAATACCATAATGCATAGTTGCTAGGCGTGGCAGGGATTTGATGTTTCATCATCAAAGGCACAGCCTTTTTTAGATTTAGGGTCGCTTTTTTTAGAATTTTATCGCTCATATGAGCTCCATCGATACTCGTTGCTTCACGCCACTTGCAGCCTGCTTTTTATAGCGTAGTAAACAATACGGCTTTATAAATATGATTCAACAGGAGCCGAGTAAGCTCCTTAATATAAGACTACGGTTTACTATGATGCCTCGGGACATTGATAAACATGAGCGCTAACTAACTCTGGCTCAGCAGTAGTTAAAGGAATCAGTTGCACTGCATTGCCTTTAAGGCTGATAACTCGTTGGCTTAGCTCTTGTTTGCCGTTATCGCTGTCTAAACTTTGTGGGTCTACGTTAAATACCCCTAGAATATTACAATCAACCACATCGGTTGATTTCTCGGTAATCATCACACCTTGGTTTTGTTCCGGATCAGAGCTTGAACAAGCTCCCAGTAAGACAATGGCGCTGGCAACAATTAGAGATTTTTTCATCGCGATTCCTACAATTTCAACGAATTAGTAAATAAAGGATATTTTTCTTATCAATAGCTTAGTAAATTTTGCCCAGCTATGAAAACAATTTGATGCTTAATTGTTGTTTGTGTTGCGCAAGGTTGAAAATGGCCTAGCTTAAAACCATAATTTGGAAGTTGGTGAGCGGATAAAAAGCAAAAAAAAGCCCAGTTGATTAACTGGGCCTTGTTGATACTAAATTGGCTTATTTGCCAATTAAGATGCGTAACATGCGGCGTAGCGGTTCTGCCGCGCCCCAAAGCAATTGGTCACCCACGGTGAAGGCAGAAATGTATTCTGGACCCATGGTGAGCTTGCGAATACGACCAACCGGAACACTAAGTGTGCCAGTTACCTTGGTAGGAGTAAGCTCTTGAGCTGATAGTTCACGGTCATTAGGAATCACTTTCACCCAATCGTTGTGAGCGGCTAAAATTTCTTCAATCTCAGCCACTGGAATATCTTTCTTCAGCTTAATGGTAAGCGCTTGGCTATGACAACGCATAGCGCCAATGCGCACACAAATACCATCGATAGGTGTTTGGCTGTCACTGGTGCCTAAGATTTTGTTGGCTTCTACTTGGGCTTTCCACTCTTCTTTGCTTTGACCGCTCGCTAGAGGTACGTCAATCCATGGGATTAAACTACCTGCTAGTGGCACGCCAAATTGATCGGTAGGGAAGTCGTCACTACGCATTTTATCGGCCACTTTTCGGTCGATGTCTAAAATGGCAGATGCTGGGTCAGCTAACTCGGTGGCAACATCGTCACGAATCTCGCCCATTTGGCTGATTAATTCGCGCATGTTGCGGGCACCCGCGCCAGAAGCCGCTTGGTAAGTCATTGGGCTAACCCATTCAATAAGGTCTTTTTCGAATAAGCCGCCAATCGCCATCAACAGTAGTGAAACGGTACAGTTACCGCCTACATAGGTTTTTACACCCTTGCTTAAGGCTTGGTCTATTACGTCACGGTTTACTGGGTCTAGTACAATGACTGCATCATCTTCCATACGAAGAGCTGAAGCGGCGTCAATCCAGTAACCATCCCAACCACTTTCGCGTAGTTTAGGGTAAACGTCTTTGGTGTAATCACCACCCTGACAGGTGATAATGGTGTCCATGGTTTTTAGGCTGTCGATATCGAAGGCATCCTGCAAGATGGTTTCGCCGGTGCCAACATCTGGACCTGCAATACCTACTTGAGAAGTACTAAAAAAAACCGGAGCTATGTGGGCAAAATCGCTCTCTTCGCGCATACGCTGCATTAACACGGAACCCACCATGCCGCGCCAACCAACCAAACCTACTTTCATGGTCCGTTTTACATCCTTTATTTTATGATCTTTGTGTTTGCTGTTTAGCTAAACAAGTACGTTTAACCAATCCTTGAGATTACCACTGGCAAGCCTGTAACACTAGCGCTTATCAAAGAAAATTGAGCGCTTTTCGACCACTATTTGCCAAGATGAATACAGCGTTAATTAACGTGGGCCGGTTGGAAAGTTAACCACCTTGGGAGATTGGCGCTGATCTTCGCCAATATTGATGTTGCGGCTGCGACGCTTTCCTTGGGAGTAACGGTCGTAGCAGGCGTCGGTAATGCCCATTTCTTGGCAGAACTGAACGAAGCTGGCAAAGTCCTTGCCGCTAAAAGCGTTGTCGCTGCGGGTGAGTTGGCTGTCGATGTAGGCTTGGGTGCCATTAAAGTTGATATTGGCGCAGGCATCATAGGGCTGACCATATTCACTTACTCGGATAGCGCGCACCATTTTAATTTCGAAAATCCAATCGCCAATTCTTAAACAACGTTGATCAAACTGTTCCATTTTGATTCCTTTAAGCTAAATAATTTGGCGAGATAATAAGAAGCCGCTCACCTTAAACCCTGTGAGCTACAGCACAAATTAAGCCAAATATTTAGCACTTAAAAATCAAAGCCTTAGTCCTGCTGGTGGGAAAATGTGTCGCTAATTAACGACAGTGGTGGGGGAATTTGCGGTTTAAATCTAGTCTGCTAGCAACAAAACTTTACACTTATATCTTAAATCAGTGACTTAGCTCGATTATTCATCATATGAATTAACTGTCTCTGTTTGGCGACAGTGGGATTTTTGTGCATCTCTGGCATTATAGTCGGCTGTTTGGATTGTTGTTCCTCGCTAGGGATAGTTGTTTGATAAATTTTCGCGTGCTGGCCTCTATTCGCCGGCTTAGTTTTTGGGCCTTAGCCACCTTGGGTTTGCCGCTATTACTTAGTTTATTGCTCGCCTCTTACTACTTGCAGCAAGTGTCTATGCAAGGCCAGCAAACTGCATTCTTATCAGCACAAGTGGTGTCGGCAAGTAAACGTTTAGATGAATCTCTGCTGGATTTAGAACGCAGTGCTCGTCAATTTAGAGTGCTAGCAGATGAAAATCGATTAAAGCTCTATCAGCGGCAATGGCAACGGGTATCTAAAGGCTTGTTTGAACTGCGTACCGGCAGCGATGACAAGGAACTATTGCAGATTGTTTATGAGTTAGAGCAGCAATTGCAATCGCTCAGCGAGTTAATGGAAAGCCCGCAAGCTTTACAAAGAGTGGCGCTAAACATTCAATTTAAGCGCTTTGCCAGCTTAAGTCATCGTTTTGACCAGCGCAGCCAAAGCTTAATCAATGAACTGGCCATGGCCCTACAAGATACCACGCAACAAGCCCAGCAACGCTTGTTGTTTAGTATGGTAAGCCTGCCTATTGCCTTAGCTGCTGCGGTATTATTGGTATTGGTAATTACTCGGCCTTTGCAACAACTGCGGCCACAAATTGCCCGTTTAAAGTCCGGCGAATTTGAGCAAGCCATTAAGGTAAGTGGGGCTACCGAAGTGATGGCGATAGCCGATGCACTGGATGATATGCGTTTACGCCTATTAAGTTTAGAGCAGCAAAAAACCGCCTTTATTCGACACATTTCACATGAGCTAAAAACGCCGTTAGCGGCGATTCGTGAAGGAAATGAATTGCTTTACGATAACAGCGCTGGGCC
Protein-coding regions in this window:
- a CDS encoding MATE family efflux transporter, yielding MPNQSYLKKNIALAWPLALNGLLMQSMLMVDTLLVSPLGEIPLAAMGIAATLVAFIMGIQMALANGSQLVLSRAIGSGNQQALTKGFWAGLIINLSVAFIFWLALHLGDQAIVTALADDPKLQQQIISYLAISKYLVLFTAITQVIIALFNSQGKSKIPLQGYLIEMPINAIVSYFLIHGFADFGGMGLEGAAVGSLIAIVIRMSYLSFCLKADQSLDLSFKQSMPALLSSTRLHSREIFPVAVNVTILQIGISVYQLLYSQLNINAYVAITLIMPWLRAGTQFIAAWAHASAISISQAIGSRKLDDLAKNVDKSIDVAVMVSLVCAFAFAGLSLILPNIYPELDAETYQALSLIAPLYIFLPLVRGYNTVHGHALRALGKTTSVFKINFIGQWLISIPLCALLILYFEVSIFWAFAIQPFEEIVKALPFRQLARKSLKEFDSKKAETLMYD
- a CDS encoding Gfo/Idh/MocA family oxidoreductase; amino-acid sequence: MLNVGIIGFGLSGRVFHGPLISAQPQLNLFAIASSRKQEVADAYPKALCLDSEALINHPNIDIVVIASPNSLHAEQAEQAMLAGKHVIVEKPLAISSEQCLQLQQIAEQTGKCLSVFHNRRWDSDFLTISQLLANQSLGKIHSYSAHFHRYRPVVKQRWKELDPQGGGVLYDLGAHLLDQALSLFGKPDKLWAHLDTQREGAKTPDCFDLHLIYPDKKVQLSCNSLMVEPGPRFQIHGSKGSYAKWGMDPQEQQLAAGLSANSSSFGQDTNRSEIHLAGQALLHKSLIKGNYLAFYDNFVNAVTKGEVLSVSAQQASDVIALIELATLSHQQQTIYSLN
- a CDS encoding DUF3301 domain-containing protein; protein product: MDLLAIFLLTFIVMFFWRRRKDAERAQHLIKQKCKTLELQLLEVNFKQEKPQKMAGYWRWCRYYQFEFSSTGDSRYQGQLIMAGSQFKFELPVYKVGDDLFEG
- the asd gene encoding aspartate-semialdehyde dehydrogenase produces the protein MKVGLVGWRGMVGSVLMQRMREESDFAHIAPVFFSTSQVGIAGPDVGTGETILQDAFDIDSLKTMDTIITCQGGDYTKDVYPKLRESGWDGYWIDAASALRMEDDAVIVLDPVNRDVIDQALSKGVKTYVGGNCTVSLLLMAIGGLFEKDLIEWVSPMTYQAASGAGARNMRELISQMGEIRDDVATELADPASAILDIDRKVADKMRSDDFPTDQFGVPLAGSLIPWIDVPLASGQSKEEWKAQVEANKILGTSDSQTPIDGICVRIGAMRCHSQALTIKLKKDIPVAEIEEILAAHNDWVKVIPNDRELSAQELTPTKVTGTLSVPVGRIRKLTMGPEYISAFTVGDQLLWGAAEPLRRMLRILIGK
- a CDS encoding TetR/AcrR family transcriptional regulator, giving the protein MTLSQKKRAQIINAAISEFKASGYAATSMDRVAQTAQVSKRTVYNHFPSKQALFIGIVSMMLDLISAATKMEYSSDLSLAEQLTQLANKELQLFADPEFIDLARLVIAEAIHMPEQMIETMQHMATLENSINYWFECAINDGRIDSNNPSLASSQFLSMLKGRCFWPQIINRMPMPSAAEQTELVESCIAMFLSHYQPKPE
- a CDS encoding substrate-binding domain-containing protein — translated: MKKRIAVILPTLSQTIDQQVIRGIQTSLDPQLYSCLFMPIGYLADEQEFQDKDLWLVKQLSNLDIDGVVLYGGGVGYKTSDKVMNKVVEAIGELPIVNVGSVIPDIPSVLVDNYSGMYQLSQHMLEIGCKDILYIDGPENNFDSQRRYKAFSDVLAEHGLSHNPEQHLHGDMTPVGAAKLCHQWLAKHQRLPDAIMCVNDLSAKGVIEELDRQQVAIPEQVKVSGFDDFEYADAIRPSLTTAIYPAQRTGSLAAQLVVESINGASLDAEYQLETMSVLRESSGAPSKEVEKRSNDEQNRLLIRQRDSNAQRLAVTRLLHQRQNLDTILTQAQPTLDELGIPELYIYQQGFSEQGKSHTYLAHHLQPGSLALAESITPLPAAFEDAIGDKAHQGLWVISELKSGQQHFGYMVALTEGVHAEFIEFMAPQIADIIDHQRLLEETKQYQEQVELSEKMAALGGLVSGVAHEINTPLGNGLLAASHLKEQIEQLAKQMSAQQLTKANFEKFVADATNTSEIIISSAQRAAELITSFKQVAVDQSYEEQRKINLADYINKVLRSLQHQLKGTKVELVTQLEPNLHVFTYPGAIAQVVTNLFGNALIHGLDHGKTLGKISITLEKTAQGAQLIVGDNGKGASQETVSHIFEPFYTTARGKGGCGLGMHIVYNLITQKLQWQLHVETQVEQGFNFTIAIPQQALNQTEAAS
- a CDS encoding sulfite exporter TauE/SafE family protein, coding for MITLLACLLVLLGAFVQYTIGFGLAVIAAPLLFQLSPVYVPGPMVIVALVVASLSAFEHRDSIAFGGLKAAIIGRIPGSVAGGLLLLWADLASLSFWLGLSVIIAVAISLFPIRIAPTPKRMAIAGVISGFMGTSSSIGGPPMALLLQHQQASYLRANLSAFFVASCIMSLAVQSSVGFMSLAHVYAALPLIPAALLGAFLGRRYGKRFPQRWIRTFSLSLCAISGGSAMLSYFLMP
- a CDS encoding GGDEF domain-containing protein → MSDKILKKATLNLKKAVPLMMKHQIPATPSNYALWYLYVDDQNPELNAAIDEIISEYDTVPTTSSQILYQNHIASQEELDVKSMRHSLEAMATELSQTMTDTGSDTNAFQSSIDKNFAKLNRIEEDGIPLEQVLGLVRNLIDDAANIRQSTDFFNSQLGKAQAEIENLKNQLKETEKEALNDALTGALNRRAFDADFKDLFDSNPEGLCIIIADIDHFKAFNDNYGHVLGDQVLKIVAKRINEACRDGAKAYRIGGEEFAIICPKSNLRSARHLAESVRRAIEKLSLKDRRSNQRIDNITCSFGVAEYNMVSKSRAIVDAADTQLYEAKRLGRNRVMPIPS
- a CDS encoding glutaminyl-peptide cyclotransferase, with translation MFKVIGLIALLMIGTLVGLVMFPPPSSEFQDSPLAELSVQPQLVAQLDGIPNAASLLWLPKQQHWLVGTLAPQTVLVTGSAKLAYLNSTLSEARLEELPASGDIADLVLVDDHLVGISSDARLLYFELTQQSWRFVDKRKLIRDGLHHKTAGLVWNPQAQEFYTCEREGLKRCYRGDRDGKQQQSFDLSHPSQQAQFTQYQLGSMTLHQGRWFVLSTRYSSLLEIEPKSGKVLQVIALEQSDTAQAIASDGEQLWLLSVIRQQPETIKLATIPLP